One segment of Clostridium ljungdahlii DSM 13528 DNA contains the following:
- a CDS encoding RBBP9/YdeN family alpha/beta hydrolase, translated as MKSTNIYVIHGYTSSNQAEWFPWLKEQFKNNPVKIHIPNMPDSDNPHLESWLKHLRKNVLDIDENTIFIGHSLGCVTALRYVLEKNIKIKGAILVSGFINENPMEKQTEGLQEFVDGPLDIERIKSLVQSRIVITAKDDDIVPTKATQKLAQELDANLMILSSGKHFIARDGYIDFPVLLNEIQNLINA; from the coding sequence ATGAAAAGTACTAATATTTATGTTATTCATGGTTATACATCTTCCAATCAAGCAGAGTGGTTTCCATGGCTAAAAGAACAGTTTAAAAATAATCCTGTTAAAATTCATATTCCTAACATGCCTGATTCGGATAATCCTCATCTTGAATCCTGGCTTAAACATCTTCGTAAAAATGTTTTGGATATTGATGAAAATACGATATTTATTGGTCATAGTCTGGGATGTGTTACGGCACTTCGCTATGTTCTTGAAAAAAACATAAAAATTAAAGGTGCAATACTTGTTTCAGGTTTCATAAATGAAAATCCCATGGAGAAACAAACAGAAGGTCTACAAGAATTTGTAGATGGACCACTTGACATTGAAAGAATAAAAAGTCTAGTTCAATCAAGAATTGTTATTACTGCAAAAGATGATGATATTGTTCCAACCAAAGCAACACAAAAATTAGCCCAAGAGTTAGATGCAAATCTTATGATCCTTTCATCAGGAAAGCATTTTATTGCTCGTGATGGATATATTGATTTTCCTGTTTTATTGAATGAAATCCAGAATTTAATTAATGCTTAA
- a CDS encoding permease prefix domain 1-containing protein, whose translation MDRINNYIKQIYKSFNNKDKDVKILKEEMKTHLNERTKELQNKGLNEDDSIDIAIKEFGPVKEVDAELSLIISEQKKFWKCLFLCAIIIYLIGAALGLTYNKNSNILYKNGFGTHYYKQSSYIVVAEITDILKNEDNFSKDTEKKITEKLDKYNSQNNNGIYYCSVWKDHKELFSYYRENKIPMSEKNSDFKVPYIYAKDKKTLKYSVTFKYTNSQNKLDDKAMAEYDDLYYKSIWSKFRNYSYILYLASWIVFAIAFLGIIYSEKKLPIFFIVLVFLETGGLFYLLFDKQGLVEFMSRFTIAAIVITGLISAILYKKINSRKVF comes from the coding sequence ATGGACAGAATTAATAACTACATTAAGCAAATTTATAAAAGCTTTAATAATAAAGATAAAGATGTTAAGATATTAAAAGAAGAAATGAAAACTCACTTGAATGAGCGAACAAAAGAGCTCCAGAATAAGGGATTAAATGAAGATGATAGTATTGATATTGCTATAAAAGAGTTTGGACCAGTAAAGGAAGTAGATGCTGAATTATCATTAATTATTTCAGAACAGAAAAAGTTTTGGAAGTGTTTGTTTTTATGTGCTATAATTATTTACTTAATAGGCGCTGCACTAGGGTTAACATATAATAAAAATTCGAATATCCTTTATAAAAATGGTTTTGGTACCCATTACTATAAACAGTCTTCCTACATAGTTGTAGCTGAAATAACGGATATTTTAAAAAACGAAGATAACTTTAGTAAAGACACTGAAAAAAAAATAACTGAAAAACTTGATAAATATAATTCTCAAAACAATAATGGCATTTATTATTGTTCTGTATGGAAAGATCATAAAGAATTATTTTCATATTATAGAGAAAATAAAATTCCAATGTCAGAAAAGAATTCTGATTTTAAAGTACCTTATATTTATGCTAAGGATAAAAAAACTTTAAAATATAGTGTTACCTTCAAGTATACAAATAGTCAAAATAAGCTAGACGATAAAGCAATGGCTGAGTATGACGATTTGTATTATAAGAGCATTTGGAGTAAATTTAGAAATTATAGCTATATATTATACCTTGCATCATGGATAGTATTTGCTATAGCATTTTTAGGCATAATTTATTCAGAAAAAAAATTACCTATATTTTTTATAGTATTAGTTTTTCTAGAAACTGGTGGGTTATTTTATCTACTCTTTGATAAACAAGGTTTGGTTGAATTTATGTCAAGATTTACTATAGCAGCAATAGTTATTACTGGATTAATATCTGCAATCTTATATAAAAAGATAAATTCAAGGAAAGTATTTTAA
- the mntR gene encoding transcriptional regulator MntR, producing MAKNNFYTFNEYMKKEDKHLTASMEDYLEMIYRLSLNTGFTRIHELSHALNVQPPSATKMVQKLAELQLLKYEKYGILILEKKGKALGAELLNRHNIIENFLRILDVSESNVLEETEKIEHTVSKQTTKCFQDFLEFIRDNPEVINSFKAYKNTFK from the coding sequence ATGGCTAAAAATAATTTTTACACTTTTAATGAATATATGAAAAAGGAAGATAAACATCTTACTGCTTCCATGGAAGATTATCTTGAGATGATATATAGGTTATCTTTAAATACAGGATTTACAAGAATTCATGAACTTTCACATGCACTTAATGTTCAGCCTCCTTCAGCTACAAAAATGGTACAAAAATTAGCAGAATTGCAACTTTTAAAATATGAAAAGTACGGAATTTTAATACTTGAGAAGAAAGGAAAGGCTCTTGGAGCTGAATTATTAAATCGTCACAATATTATTGAAAACTTTTTAAGGATACTTGATGTTTCAGAGTCTAATGTTTTGGAAGAAACTGAAAAAATTGAGCATACAGTAAGTAAGCAAACAACAAAATGTTTTCAAGATTTTTTAGAATTTATTAGAGATAACCCTGAAGTAATTAATAGTTTTAAAGCTTATAAAAATACTTTTAAATAA
- a CDS encoding alpha-hydroxy-acid oxidizing protein — translation MNYKDILKNARENLNGSCRVCPACNGNACAGEVPGMGGKGTGDSFKENFNSLSKCKLNMRVIHDAKDPDTSIELFGKKMDIPVFAAPVSGTTLNMGGKFTEEEYISSVIGGCLDAGIYPMVGDTAVDSFLITNLEKLKEFNGEGIAVIKPWENKNVISKIKLAEKAGAFAVGMDIDAAGLITLALHGKPVGPKTLEEIKEVVESTKLPFILKGIMTPDEAELAVKAGVSAIVVSNHGGRVLDQTPGVAEVLPEIAKLVKGKVTILADGGVRTGVDVLKMLALGADAVLIGRPFVTASFGGQREGVKVYVENLKSELKSAMVLTGCKSVKNVDGRILYK, via the coding sequence ATGAACTATAAAGATATATTAAAAAATGCAAGGGAAAATTTAAATGGAAGCTGCAGGGTATGCCCTGCCTGTAATGGAAACGCCTGTGCTGGAGAAGTGCCAGGTATGGGAGGAAAGGGAACAGGAGATTCTTTTAAAGAAAATTTTAATTCTCTGAGCAAATGTAAATTAAATATGAGAGTTATACATGATGCTAAAGATCCTGACACCTCAATAGAGTTATTTGGAAAAAAGATGGACATACCTGTTTTTGCAGCACCTGTATCAGGAACTACTTTGAATATGGGTGGAAAGTTTACTGAGGAAGAGTATATTTCCTCGGTTATAGGAGGATGTCTGGATGCAGGAATATATCCTATGGTAGGAGATACAGCAGTAGATTCTTTTCTTATAACTAATCTTGAAAAGCTTAAAGAATTTAATGGAGAAGGTATAGCTGTAATAAAACCCTGGGAAAATAAAAATGTTATAAGTAAAATAAAACTTGCTGAAAAAGCAGGAGCTTTTGCAGTAGGAATGGATATAGATGCTGCAGGATTAATAACTTTAGCACTTCATGGAAAACCTGTGGGACCTAAGACTTTAGAAGAAATAAAAGAAGTTGTAGAAAGTACAAAACTTCCTTTTATACTAAAGGGAATAATGACTCCAGACGAAGCAGAACTTGCAGTTAAAGCTGGAGTAAGTGCCATAGTTGTTTCAAACCATGGTGGAAGAGTTTTAGATCAAACGCCTGGAGTGGCAGAGGTACTTCCAGAGATAGCGAAGTTAGTTAAAGGCAAGGTTACAATACTTGCAGATGGCGGCGTGAGAACTGGTGTGGATGTACTTAAAATGTTAGCTTTAGGAGCAGATGCCGTACTTATAGGAAGACCTTTTGTAACTGCATCCTTTGGAGGACAAAGAGAAGGAGTAAAGGTTTATGTAGAAAATTTAAAGAGTGAATTAAAATCAGCTATGGTTTTAACAGGATGTAAGTCTGTTAAAAATGTAGATGGTAGAATACTTTATAAATAG
- a CDS encoding PadR family transcriptional regulator → MKFEKEVLKGYIDTMILSVLYERDMYGYEISKRIREKSNDEFQMKETTLYVCLKRLEKKNYIEGYWNDEKNTGGGRRRYYKILEEGKEIFKQKTKEWKALQKIMNRFVLDTDE, encoded by the coding sequence ATGAAATTTGAAAAGGAAGTTTTAAAAGGGTATATAGACACAATGATACTGTCAGTTCTGTATGAAAGGGATATGTACGGTTATGAAATATCAAAGAGAATTAGAGAAAAGTCTAATGATGAATTTCAAATGAAAGAAACTACACTATATGTATGTTTAAAAAGATTAGAAAAGAAAAATTACATTGAAGGCTACTGGAATGATGAAAAAAATACTGGCGGGGGAAGGAGGCGTTACTATAAAATTTTAGAAGAAGGAAAAGAGATTTTTAAACAAAAGACAAAAGAATGGAAGGCATTACAAAAGATAATGAACCGTTTCGTTTTAGATACTGATGAGTAA
- a CDS encoding DUF523 domain-containing protein: MILVSACLCGINTKYNGENNLCEKVLSLVKEGKALPLCPEQLGGLKTPRNPCEICGGTGKDVIDGKAAVMSSTGENCTSEFLKGAYETLKVAKACNIKEAILKSKSPSCGFGKIYDGSFSGNIIEGAGVTAELLSKNNIRIYGEDDFNKAFERK, from the coding sequence GTGATATTAGTAAGTGCATGCTTGTGTGGCATTAATACTAAATATAATGGGGAAAATAATCTTTGTGAGAAAGTACTAAGTCTCGTGAAAGAAGGAAAGGCGCTACCACTATGTCCGGAACAGTTAGGTGGACTGAAGACTCCTAGAAATCCTTGCGAAATATGTGGTGGTACAGGTAAAGATGTGATAGATGGAAAAGCTGCTGTAATGAGTTCTACTGGAGAAAATTGTACAAGTGAATTTTTAAAAGGAGCCTATGAAACTTTAAAAGTAGCTAAGGCATGTAATATAAAAGAAGCTATTTTAAAGTCTAAAAGTCCCTCCTGTGGTTTTGGTAAAATTTATGATGGAAGCTTTAGTGGAAATATTATAGAGGGTGCTGGAGTAACGGCAGAACTTTTAAGCAAAAACAATATAAGGATATATGGAGAAGATGATTTTAATAAGGCATTTGAAAGAAAATAG
- the tyrS gene encoding tyrosine--tRNA ligase, translating into MKDVEEQFKIIMKGVSQVVSEKNLKRKLEKSVSSGIPLRIKLGLDPSAPDIHLGHAVVLRKIKQMQDLGHQAVIIIGDFTGKIGDPSGKSKTRRQLTTEQVIENARTYEKQVFKILDRDKTEVRFNSEWLSKLNFEDVLKLAGKVTVARILERDDFEKRYKNNKPIGLHEFFYPLMQAYDSVAVKADIEMGGTDQTFNVLMGRTLQGDYSQESQIALFMPLLEGTDGVEKMSKSLGNYIGICEDAISIYQKIMTIPDNLIIKYFELATDIHPDEVEAIKLKLNNTETNPRDIKMQLAKEITTLYCGVSEAESAEEHFKTVFQKNLIPNDIDEFILSQDCFASNDEVNLVKIITGSGIAASNSEAKRLIDQNAVRINGKKYNNFLMQNSGNSFVIQVGKSKFVKVRNV; encoded by the coding sequence ATGAAAGATGTTGAAGAACAGTTTAAAATTATTATGAAAGGTGTAAGTCAGGTTGTGAGCGAAAAAAATTTAAAGCGAAAGCTGGAGAAAAGTGTGTCCTCAGGAATTCCTCTTAGAATTAAGCTCGGACTAGATCCTTCTGCACCAGATATACATCTTGGTCATGCAGTTGTACTTAGAAAAATCAAACAAATGCAAGATTTAGGACATCAAGCAGTAATCATAATTGGTGATTTCACTGGAAAAATTGGTGATCCTTCAGGAAAAAGCAAAACCCGCAGACAATTGACAACGGAGCAGGTGATTGAAAATGCTAGGACTTATGAAAAACAGGTATTTAAAATACTTGATAGAGATAAAACAGAAGTTAGGTTTAATAGCGAATGGTTATCTAAGCTTAATTTTGAAGATGTGCTAAAGCTTGCTGGAAAAGTTACTGTTGCAAGAATACTAGAAAGAGATGATTTTGAGAAAAGATATAAAAACAATAAACCTATAGGATTACATGAATTTTTTTATCCATTGATGCAGGCGTATGACTCTGTGGCGGTAAAGGCAGATATTGAAATGGGTGGTACAGATCAAACCTTCAATGTTTTAATGGGGCGTACACTACAAGGAGATTATAGCCAGGAAAGTCAAATAGCTCTATTTATGCCTTTACTTGAAGGTACGGATGGTGTTGAAAAAATGAGTAAAAGTTTAGGAAATTATATTGGAATATGTGAGGATGCCATTTCAATTTACCAAAAGATAATGACTATCCCAGATAATCTCATTATTAAATACTTTGAACTTGCCACAGATATTCATCCAGATGAAGTTGAAGCAATTAAGTTAAAGCTTAATAATACAGAAACAAACCCCCGGGATATTAAAATGCAGCTTGCAAAAGAAATAACAACCTTATATTGCGGAGTAAGTGAAGCAGAATCTGCTGAAGAGCATTTTAAGACTGTATTTCAAAAAAATCTCATTCCAAATGATATTGACGAATTTATTTTGTCTCAAGATTGCTTTGCATCAAATGACGAGGTGAATTTAGTAAAAATTATTACAGGAAGTGGAATTGCAGCTAGTAATAGTGAGGCTAAGCGCCTTATAGATCAAAATGCTGTAAGAATAAATGGTAAGAAGTATAATAATTTTCTAATGCAAAATTCAGGTAATAGTTTTGTTATTCAGGTTGGAAAGTCTAAGTTTGTTAAGGTAAGGAATGTTTAG
- a CDS encoding Nramp family divalent metal transporter yields the protein MQSEKSSIDVSLNQPGDISIKKDINRKNVIEQGKIKELIKFLGPAFVVSVAYIDPGNFATNISGGSKFNYTLIWVILWSNIMAIFLQTMSAKLGIATGHNLPEMCAKVFPKAVNWVFWIIAELGAMATDLAEFLGGTLGLYLLFHIPMIYSGLLTGVITFIICYMEKYGQKMIEIIISTLVAVISIAYIIEIFLAKPDWSQVGIHTIIPMLPNGQAVLIAVGMLGATVMPHVIYLHSQLVQDRSIDLSDKGKLNHLRMEKIDIAIAMNIAFIVNAAMVVVSAAVFYKSGMIVDTMEQAHKSLQPLIGSLSSGAFGIALLASGLSSSAVGTLAGQTIMKGFVNLSIPINLRRLITMIPALIIISLGINPMYALVLSQVALSFILPFPIIQMLTIAKRKDLMGILVNKGSIRLLGVLIATIIILLNIVLLYLTFTGQA from the coding sequence ATGCAGAGTGAAAAAAGTTCAATTGATGTTAGTTTAAATCAACCAGGAGATATCTCTATAAAAAAAGATATAAATAGGAAAAATGTAATAGAACAAGGTAAAATAAAAGAATTAATAAAATTTTTAGGACCTGCTTTTGTTGTAAGTGTAGCATATATTGATCCTGGTAATTTTGCAACTAATATTAGCGGAGGATCAAAATTTAACTATACCTTAATTTGGGTAATTTTATGGAGTAATATAATGGCTATATTCTTACAAACTATGTCCGCTAAATTGGGGATAGCTACAGGACACAATCTTCCTGAAATGTGTGCCAAGGTATTCCCTAAAGCTGTAAACTGGGTGTTTTGGATTATTGCTGAGCTAGGAGCTATGGCAACAGATTTAGCAGAATTTCTTGGAGGAACATTAGGGCTATACTTATTGTTTCATATACCTATGATATATTCGGGACTTCTTACAGGAGTAATAACATTTATAATTTGCTATATGGAAAAGTATGGACAAAAAATGATAGAAATTATAATATCAACACTTGTTGCTGTAATCTCTATTGCATATATAATAGAGATATTTCTTGCTAAACCAGATTGGAGTCAAGTAGGCATCCATACAATAATTCCTATGCTGCCTAATGGTCAAGCTGTGTTAATTGCCGTAGGTATGCTTGGTGCAACAGTTATGCCTCATGTAATATACTTACACTCACAATTAGTTCAAGATAGAAGTATTGATTTGTCAGATAAAGGAAAATTAAACCATTTAAGAATGGAAAAAATAGATATTGCTATAGCTATGAATATAGCTTTTATTGTTAATGCTGCAATGGTTGTAGTATCGGCTGCAGTCTTTTATAAAAGCGGAATGATAGTAGATACAATGGAACAGGCTCATAAATCATTACAACCTTTAATAGGTTCTTTATCAAGTGGTGCATTTGGAATAGCATTGCTTGCATCAGGATTATCATCTTCAGCTGTGGGAACTCTCGCAGGTCAAACTATAATGAAAGGCTTTGTTAATTTAAGTATACCTATAAATTTAAGAAGACTTATAACAATGATACCAGCCCTAATTATTATTTCACTTGGAATTAATCCAATGTATGCTCTTGTTTTAAGTCAGGTAGCACTTAGTTTTATTTTGCCATTTCCAATAATTCAAATGTTAACTATAGCTAAACGTAAAGATTTGATGGGAATCTTAGTTAATAAAGGTTCTATACGACTGTTAGGTGTTCTAATAGCTACAATAATAATACTACTAAATATAGTACTTTTATACTTAACGTTTACTGGGCAGGCATAA